From one Pseudomonas sp. S35 genomic stretch:
- a CDS encoding DUF2857 domain-containing protein produces MSAPHPLNQAVIAQALYDLRNGQLRRCKSMGFGEEELDALKHPVLISVLANASVSWCSVTVNREVLLRLLKQAQEVEKEIATVDRMLRLAASTEMVSRFYGLTHQEVALRREVLGLPKRKGRHAVLDEAQDTELWRQWKALTSSRNVNLEDDTSILDAAMDLAEAMSLPLSVVWAAIKNWIDQGLG; encoded by the coding sequence ATGTCTGCACCCCACCCCCTCAACCAAGCCGTCATCGCCCAAGCACTCTATGACCTGCGCAATGGGCAATTGCGTCGTTGCAAATCGATGGGGTTCGGTGAGGAAGAGTTGGATGCACTCAAGCACCCGGTGCTGATCAGCGTACTGGCAAACGCCAGCGTCTCGTGGTGTTCCGTGACAGTCAACCGCGAAGTGCTCCTTCGGCTGCTAAAGCAGGCACAGGAAGTGGAGAAGGAAATCGCCACGGTTGATCGCATGCTCAGGCTAGCAGCAAGTACAGAAATGGTAAGCCGCTTCTACGGCCTGACCCATCAGGAGGTCGCCCTTCGCCGCGAAGTCCTTGGCCTGCCCAAGCGCAAGGGGCGCCATGCCGTTTTAGATGAAGCACAGGATACGGAGCTGTGGCGGCAGTGGAAGGCCCTGACCAGCAGCAGAAACGTCAATCTGGAGGACGATACCTCGATTCTCGATGCGGCCATGGATTTGGCAGAAGCCATGTCACTGCCGCTGTCGGTGGTGTGGGCCGCGATCAAGAACTGGATCGACCAAGGATTGGGATGA
- a CDS encoding STY4528 family pathogenicity island replication protein: MAVDDAAPRAPRQGPVALADLFDSALKDLTPKTSEPASARTSGDGFLFSGNRHESVPRRLFLDRRLTPLERNAWQVFRMMLNEDGVTAFPTYEQLRPWLASTPCAGQASHETVARALTLLRLTRWLSLVRRRRDPKTGRILGNLYVLHDEPLTPFEAMQLDADYLELVSQSLGHSAKAVQMVGLNTLKEIAEDPLLSGRTLPSRLQVLAERLAQQGIAASESYPQEDATHDSEEGVSSLLRNGEQHSSEFEAGLKPAPDGSLRNPKQDRTVRSKSINEVRTTARERGHVRAMPGVRMPDRFLSLKEEQQAGALVALQQVDAPLRQAVLDEWADRCRGSAIRNPAGYLFGIIQRAIRGEFNAWAKQAGSAPTTPAAAYDGPPDAPRNVVPTEVARQHIERLRGLLGKA; encoded by the coding sequence ATGGCCGTGGATGACGCAGCTCCGCGAGCACCACGCCAAGGCCCCGTAGCCCTCGCCGATCTGTTCGACAGCGCGCTGAAAGACCTTACGCCTAAAACCAGCGAACCCGCGTCTGCGCGTACGTCCGGAGACGGTTTCCTGTTCAGCGGCAATCGGCACGAGAGCGTACCGCGGCGGCTGTTCCTCGATCGACGCCTGACGCCGCTGGAGCGCAATGCGTGGCAGGTGTTCCGGATGATGCTCAACGAGGATGGCGTCACCGCGTTCCCGACGTACGAGCAACTTCGGCCATGGCTCGCATCAACACCCTGTGCCGGACAAGCCTCCCACGAGACCGTGGCACGCGCCTTGACGCTGTTGCGCCTGACACGCTGGTTGAGCCTCGTGCGCAGGCGCCGCGACCCCAAGACCGGACGCATCCTCGGCAACCTCTATGTGCTGCACGATGAGCCCTTGACCCCGTTCGAGGCCATGCAGCTTGACGCCGACTATCTGGAGCTGGTCAGCCAGTCACTGGGCCATTCCGCGAAGGCCGTGCAGATGGTGGGACTCAACACCCTTAAGGAAATCGCGGAAGACCCGCTGCTGTCTGGCCGCACGTTGCCGTCGCGGCTGCAGGTGCTTGCCGAACGCCTGGCCCAACAGGGCATCGCTGCATCCGAGAGTTATCCACAAGAAGACGCCACCCACGATTCCGAAGAAGGGGTGTCGAGCCTTCTTCGGAATGGCGAACAGCACTCTTCGGAATTCGAAGCAGGGCTAAAACCTGCGCCGGACGGCTCTCTTCGGAATCCGAAGCAGGACCGTACTGTACGTAGTAAAAGTATTAATGAAGTACGTACTACCGCGCGTGAGCGTGGGCACGTGCGCGCGATGCCGGGTGTTCGCATGCCCGATCGATTCCTGAGCCTGAAGGAAGAGCAGCAGGCCGGCGCGCTGGTGGCGTTACAGCAAGTCGATGCGCCACTGAGGCAAGCCGTGCTGGACGAATGGGCAGACCGCTGTCGAGGCTCGGCCATTCGCAACCCAGCAGGGTATTTGTTCGGCATCATCCAGCGCGCCATCCGGGGCGAGTTCAACGCATGGGCCAAGCAAGCCGGATCGGCACCAACAACGCCTGCCGCTGCGTACGATGGACCACCAGATGCGCCACGCAACGTGGTTCCGACCGAAGTGGCTCGGCAGCACATCGAACGGCTACGCGGCCTTCTGGGCAAGGCCTGA
- a CDS encoding single-stranded DNA-binding protein, whose product MSTHFSGEGNIGSPPEYREFPNGNDEPSRLLRLNVYFDNPVPKKDGSFEDRGGFWAPVELWHRDAEHWKDLYQKGMRVLVVGRMERESWTDNEDQPRETWQINARSVGILPYRIESVALSPKPQEAEPKPQAAQETTAPKEAKRRK is encoded by the coding sequence ATGAGCACGCATTTTTCTGGCGAAGGCAACATCGGCTCGCCACCGGAATATCGCGAATTCCCCAATGGCAACGACGAGCCCAGCCGCCTCCTGCGCCTGAACGTCTATTTCGACAACCCCGTTCCCAAGAAGGACGGTTCTTTCGAGGATCGCGGAGGCTTTTGGGCACCCGTGGAACTCTGGCACCGCGATGCCGAGCACTGGAAGGATCTGTACCAGAAAGGCATGCGCGTGCTGGTCGTCGGCCGCATGGAGCGTGAATCTTGGACGGACAACGAGGATCAGCCACGCGAAACCTGGCAGATCAACGCGCGCAGCGTCGGCATCCTGCCGTACCGCATTGAGTCCGTGGCCCTTAGCCCGAAGCCCCAGGAGGCAGAGCCGAAGCCCCAAGCCGCCCAGGAAACGACTGCGCCGAAAGAGGCGAAGCGTAGGAAATGA
- a CDS encoding DUF3158 family protein — protein sequence MSDPNREPRYFRGLEQPAFMRLVHAASLKGLLKPFKGKGSLDIWASQCFAMRDELIALAQRQVLPQACGHPFHLLPIELARQSTGAGTAFLRWRRHDRSAMGVALWQELIASTSTPVNLLADLHAIELQRITLNMQISLLHTLGRQAQECASKADEADAAYLRRLTSLPAAMRDR from the coding sequence ATGAGCGACCCGAACCGTGAACCGCGCTACTTCCGTGGTCTGGAACAGCCAGCCTTCATGCGGCTGGTACACGCGGCCTCTCTAAAAGGCCTTTTAAAGCCTTTTAAAGGTAAGGGGTCACTGGACATCTGGGCCAGCCAGTGCTTTGCCATGCGCGACGAATTGATTGCCCTGGCGCAGCGGCAGGTGCTGCCCCAGGCGTGTGGGCATCCCTTCCACCTGCTGCCCATTGAACTGGCCCGGCAGTCCACTGGCGCAGGCACGGCCTTTCTGCGCTGGCGCAGGCACGACAGGTCGGCGATGGGCGTGGCGCTATGGCAGGAGCTGATCGCCAGCACCAGCACGCCGGTCAACCTACTGGCCGACCTGCATGCGATCGAGCTTCAGCGCATCACGTTGAACATGCAGATCAGCCTGCTGCACACCCTGGGCAGGCAGGCGCAGGAATGCGCCAGCAAGGCAGACGAGGCGGATGCCGCCTATCTGCGCCGGCTCACGTCCCTCCCTGCCGCGATGCGCGACCGATGA
- a CDS encoding PFL_4669 family integrating conjugative element protein produces the protein MATNEPLQLNLGSLRSAMSLTLHTHHASRIWHGRAAAEGRPGIVGLNGYIAVMNKMKRGSEQDDPYSDWWMLRIEEKLDQTKTTLQSLREQVDQALAGVPAALSLGENLNVQPVKLPLFVNAQLGFAAVYLLADYDDIARKLILAHHTALIDRSTLERWLNEGAHALRSLFSLAQQYRYSGCTRDDFAAENAAARVALEKFGELPQDVLEGTRRSKFSPPIVRRGLQQGGDSAAAAAPPTDESTATDQAEASTGEDEQA, from the coding sequence ATGGCAACCAATGAACCTTTGCAATTGAATCTCGGCTCGTTGCGCAGCGCGATGTCGCTGACGCTGCATACCCATCACGCATCCCGCATTTGGCATGGCCGCGCTGCCGCCGAAGGGCGACCGGGCATCGTCGGCCTGAACGGCTACATCGCCGTGATGAACAAGATGAAGCGCGGCTCGGAGCAGGACGACCCATACAGCGATTGGTGGATGCTGCGCATCGAGGAAAAACTCGACCAGACCAAAACCACGCTGCAATCGCTGCGCGAACAGGTGGACCAAGCATTGGCAGGCGTCCCCGCCGCATTGAGCCTGGGCGAGAACCTCAACGTGCAGCCGGTTAAATTGCCCCTCTTCGTCAACGCCCAGCTCGGCTTTGCCGCGGTCTATCTCCTGGCCGATTACGACGACATCGCCCGCAAGCTGATCCTTGCCCATCACACCGCACTCATCGACCGCAGCACGCTGGAGCGCTGGCTCAACGAGGGTGCGCATGCGCTGCGCAGCCTGTTCAGCCTGGCACAGCAATACCGCTACTCGGGCTGCACTCGGGATGATTTCGCGGCCGAGAATGCGGCGGCGCGGGTCGCGCTGGAAAAATTCGGCGAGCTGCCGCAAGACGTACTCGAAGGCACACGACGCTCGAAGTTTTCGCCGCCCATCGTGCGCCGCGGGCTCCAACAGGGCGGTGATAGCGCTGCCGCAGCCGCACCTCCCACCGATGAAAGCACTGCCACCGATCAAGCCGAGGCCAGCACCGGCGAGGACGAACAGGCATGA